The Streptomyces nitrosporeus genome includes a window with the following:
- a CDS encoding DUF4239 domain-containing protein codes for MSEWLVLTIAMASACAVVLTIAVLNNRRLADDDDPSETPDVIEYMTMMIGVVYAIVLGLAIAGVWEGRSAAQESVRLEAQALHEVSARAAVYPAEVRDRVRSDVDAYVAHVVDEEWRAMTEHGSLTAEGTRLLDKVRADVTEYRPRDDHEAQAYQPLVDHVAAADDARGARGQNAGATMPGVVWFGLITGALVTVGLIFTLQIRRTFRELLLAGLFSALIAFLLFLIWDFDAPFGRGISATAAPFLDLFPQVDSP; via the coding sequence ATGTCGGAATGGCTTGTTCTGACCATCGCCATGGCCTCGGCCTGCGCCGTCGTCCTGACGATCGCCGTCCTCAACAACCGGCGTCTCGCCGATGACGACGACCCCTCCGAGACACCCGACGTCATCGAGTACATGACGATGATGATCGGCGTGGTCTACGCCATCGTGCTCGGCCTGGCCATCGCCGGCGTCTGGGAGGGCCGCAGCGCGGCCCAGGAGTCGGTGCGTCTGGAGGCCCAGGCGCTGCACGAGGTGAGCGCGCGGGCGGCCGTCTATCCGGCGGAGGTCCGCGATCGCGTCCGCAGCGACGTCGACGCGTACGTGGCCCACGTCGTGGACGAGGAATGGCGCGCCATGACGGAGCACGGCAGCCTCACCGCCGAGGGCACCCGGCTCCTGGACAAGGTGCGGGCCGACGTCACCGAGTACCGGCCCCGCGACGACCACGAGGCACAGGCCTACCAGCCGCTGGTGGACCATGTGGCCGCCGCCGACGACGCCCGCGGGGCCCGGGGACAGAACGCGGGCGCCACCATGCCCGGCGTCGTCTGGTTCGGCCTGATCACCGGGGCGCTGGTCACCGTGGGGCTGATCTTCACGCTCCAGATCCGCAGAACCTTCCGCGAACTGCTGCTGGCGGGACTCTTCAGCGCCCTCATCGCGTTCCTGCTGTTCCTGATCTGGGACTTCGACGCCCCGTTCGGGCGGGGCATCTCGGCGACCGCGGCCCCCTTCCTCGACCTCTTCCCGCAGGTCGACTCGCCCTGA
- a CDS encoding class F sortase, translated as MGRDQWGAVRSRRTPWGAIALVMLTGLALMRNGAETSPGPPQPAAAASVSRDGAAVAAPVTDEGVRPLPYAPASRVRIPQIEVDAPVVDVNLDPAGWIEAPPAQDPNLAGWYQNGIAPGQRGTAVVVGHVDNLAGPAVFYGLGSLRKGQHVEVSRYDGQVAVFEIYGVEVFSKNDFPGARVYGDTGYAELRVITCGGGYSKADGYDGNVVVFARLVETR; from the coding sequence ATGGGCCGGGACCAGTGGGGAGCCGTACGGAGCAGACGGACACCGTGGGGCGCGATCGCCCTGGTGATGCTCACGGGGCTCGCACTCATGCGCAACGGCGCGGAGACCTCTCCCGGACCGCCCCAGCCGGCGGCCGCCGCGTCCGTCTCCCGGGACGGCGCGGCCGTCGCGGCACCCGTCACCGACGAGGGGGTGCGGCCGCTCCCCTACGCGCCCGCCTCCCGTGTACGGATCCCCCAGATCGAGGTGGACGCGCCGGTCGTCGACGTGAACCTGGACCCGGCGGGCTGGATCGAGGCACCGCCCGCGCAGGACCCGAACCTCGCGGGCTGGTACCAGAACGGCATCGCCCCCGGACAGCGCGGAACGGCCGTGGTGGTGGGCCACGTCGACAATCTGGCGGGCCCTGCCGTCTTCTACGGCCTCGGTTCCCTCCGGAAGGGGCAGCACGTCGAGGTCTCCCGCTACGACGGCCAAGTCGCCGTGTTCGAGATCTACGGGGTCGAGGTCTTCTCCAAGAACGACTTCCCCGGCGCCCGTGTCTACGGCGACACCGGTTACGCCGAGCTGCGGGTCATCACCTGCGGCGGCGGCTACTCGAAGGCGGACGGCTACGACGGGAACGTGGTGGTCTTCGCCCGTCTCGTGGAGACCCGGTAA
- a CDS encoding universal stress protein, with product MTEHQHQHHRFERGTDGPKVIVAGIDGSESSMRAAAYAAGLARRQNAVLTLVYVQPVMATGAAMGAPVADATGEVAEGLVNEIRSSAERLKDIWNVRWEFHTFRGDPYNGLVSAADELKADAVVVGASESAGHRFVGSVAVRLVKAGRWPVTVVP from the coding sequence GTGACAGAGCACCAGCACCAGCACCACCGGTTCGAGCGCGGCACGGACGGTCCCAAAGTGATCGTCGCGGGGATCGACGGGTCGGAGTCGTCGATGCGGGCGGCGGCGTACGCGGCCGGGCTCGCCCGCCGCCAGAACGCCGTGCTCACCCTCGTCTACGTACAGCCGGTGATGGCCACGGGGGCCGCCATGGGCGCCCCGGTGGCCGATGCGACCGGGGAGGTCGCCGAGGGCCTGGTGAACGAGATCAGGAGCTCCGCCGAGCGGCTCAAGGACATATGGAACGTCCGCTGGGAGTTCCACACCTTCCGGGGGGATCCGTACAACGGTCTGGTGTCCGCCGCGGACGAGCTGAAGGCGGACGCGGTGGTGGTGGGCGCCTCGGAGTCCGCGGGGCACCGGTTCGTCGGTTCGGTGGCGGTGCGTCTGGTCAAGGCGGGGCGCTGGCCGGTCACCGTCGTACCGTGA
- a CDS encoding CapA family protein encodes MTKRTRYGVMTAVAGLLAAATACTGQQSTAPGFAGRHLTAEQRGAGGAETGRARPFTLLASGDVLPHSSVIERAAADAGGRGYDFRPMLKGAAALVSGADLAICHMETVYGPAGGPYTGYPSFKSPPEIAAALAATGYDSCSTASNHTLDDGAAGIGRTLDALDRAGIAHAGSARSAAEAGRPTLLEAGEGDHAAKVAHLAYTYGLNEGEPPAGRAWSVAMTDEERIVADARAARRAGADVVVASMHWGTEWQDAPDGTQLELARALTASATAGRPDIDLLIGTHAHVPQAYEKVNGTWVVYGMGDQVAGAMINDEGARDPRGNESTMGRFTFAPPREEGGRWRVTKAEFIPQWYDPAAGRVVGLSTPPAAGRLSAVRDRIRDTVLSRGAAEDGLVMGR; translated from the coding sequence ATGACGAAGCGCACTCGATACGGCGTGATGACGGCCGTCGCCGGCCTGCTGGCCGCCGCCACCGCCTGTACCGGCCAGCAGTCCACGGCACCCGGATTCGCCGGCCGGCACCTGACCGCCGAGCAGCGGGGAGCGGGCGGGGCGGAGACCGGCCGGGCACGCCCCTTCACCCTGCTGGCCTCCGGGGACGTCCTGCCCCACTCCTCGGTCATCGAACGCGCCGCGGCCGACGCGGGCGGCAGGGGATACGACTTCCGGCCCATGCTCAAGGGCGCGGCCGCCCTCGTCTCCGGCGCCGACCTGGCGATCTGCCACATGGAGACGGTGTACGGACCGGCGGGCGGCCCATACACGGGTTACCCCTCCTTCAAGTCACCGCCCGAGATCGCGGCGGCCCTCGCGGCCACCGGTTACGACTCCTGCTCCACCGCCTCCAACCACACCCTGGACGACGGTGCCGCCGGGATCGGCCGCACCCTGGACGCCCTCGACCGGGCCGGGATCGCCCACGCCGGCTCCGCCCGGTCCGCCGCCGAGGCGGGCCGCCCCACCCTCCTGGAAGCGGGCGAGGGGGACCACGCGGCGAAGGTCGCCCACCTCGCCTACACCTACGGGCTCAACGAGGGCGAGCCCCCGGCCGGACGGGCCTGGTCCGTCGCCATGACCGACGAGGAGAGGATCGTCGCCGACGCCAGAGCGGCCCGGCGGGCCGGCGCCGACGTGGTGGTCGCCTCGATGCACTGGGGCACCGAGTGGCAGGACGCTCCCGACGGCACCCAGCTCGAACTGGCCCGCGCCCTGACCGCGTCCGCCACCGCGGGGCGCCCCGACATCGACCTGCTCATCGGCACCCACGCCCACGTCCCCCAGGCGTACGAGAAGGTCAACGGCACCTGGGTCGTCTACGGCATGGGCGACCAGGTGGCCGGGGCGATGATCAACGACGAGGGGGCCCGGGACCCGCGGGGCAACGAGAGCACGATGGGCCGCTTCACCTTCGCGCCGCCCCGGGAGGAGGGCGGCCGCTGGAGGGTGACGAAGGCCGAGTTCATCCCCCAGTGGTACGACCCGGCGGCGGGCCGCGTGGTCGGCCTGAGCACCCCGCCCGCCGCCGGCCGGCTGAGCGCGGTCCGCGACCGGATCCGCGACACCGTCCTCAGCCGCGGCGCCGCCGAGGACGGTCTCGTCATGGGCCGGTGA
- a CDS encoding sigma-70 family RNA polymerase sigma factor → MTTATTDERALAELQREHGPALLHFLLGLTFGDRQRAEDLMQETLVRAWQHPEAFDAPYESMRPWLFTVARRLAIDARRSRLARPTEVSDVVLESAPARENTADSAVRALDVRRAVRTLSPEHRAVLVQIYFRGLSVGETAEVLGIPAGTVKSRSYYALRTLSRSLPGYSSSSSSSSRASRQTASATST, encoded by the coding sequence ATGACCACGGCGACGACCGACGAGCGGGCTCTCGCGGAACTTCAGCGGGAGCACGGGCCGGCCCTGCTGCACTTCCTGCTGGGGCTGACCTTCGGCGACCGGCAGCGGGCCGAGGACCTGATGCAGGAGACGCTGGTACGCGCCTGGCAGCATCCGGAGGCCTTCGACGCGCCCTACGAGTCGATGCGGCCGTGGCTGTTCACCGTCGCCCGGCGCCTGGCCATCGACGCCCGCAGGTCCCGGCTGGCCCGGCCCACCGAGGTCAGCGACGTGGTGCTGGAGAGCGCGCCCGCGCGCGAGAACACCGCGGACTCGGCGGTCCGCGCGCTCGACGTACGCCGGGCGGTGCGGACGCTGAGCCCCGAGCACCGGGCGGTACTGGTGCAGATCTACTTCCGCGGGCTGAGCGTGGGCGAGACGGCCGAGGTCCTGGGCATCCCTGCGGGCACGGTCAAGTCCCGTTCGTACTACGCGCTGCGGACCCTCTCGCGCAGTCTGCCGGGCTACTCCAGCAGTTCGTCCTCGTCGAGCAGGGCCAGCAGGCAGACGGCCTCCGCGACCTCCACATAG
- a CDS encoding zf-HC2 domain-containing protein, protein MTTEHGDDAHVRQLLGAYVLDALPAAESGPVARHLQRCDACAAAYVEVAEAVCLLALLDEDELLE, encoded by the coding sequence ATGACCACCGAACACGGTGACGACGCGCATGTGCGGCAGCTGCTGGGCGCGTATGTGCTCGACGCGCTGCCCGCGGCCGAGAGCGGCCCGGTGGCCCGGCACCTCCAGCGGTGCGACGCCTGTGCCGCGGCCTATGTGGAGGTCGCGGAGGCCGTCTGCCTGCTGGCCCTGCTCGACGAGGACGAACTGCTGGAGTAG
- a CDS encoding sensor histidine kinase encodes MTGAGVAAVTVLAVLLLATGFLLGRTARPKRTSDVGTPVEHATFETLHTASLAAPPLRAGLTEESARRSARRLRSLLGTDALCLTDRDRVLVWDGEGDHHGKDVMDHVRGLLDSGRDTAFRTGCADLDCPLRWAVAVPLTVDHRVLGTLVAWAPRESAVLARAAGEVARWVCVQLELAELDRSRTQLIEAEIKALRAQISPHFIFNSLAAIASFVRTDPEQARELLLEFADFTRYSFRRHGEFTTLADELHSIDQYLALVRARFGERLSVTLQVAPEVLPVALPFLCLQPLVENAVKHGLEGAVRRSRITISALDAGAEAEVVIEDDGTGMDPGRLRQILRGEGGTSTGIGLLNVDERLRQVYGDDYGLVIETGIGAGMKITLRLPKYRAGVHGS; translated from the coding sequence ATGACCGGCGCAGGCGTCGCCGCCGTCACCGTGCTCGCCGTGCTCCTCCTCGCGACCGGCTTCCTGCTCGGCCGCACCGCCCGCCCCAAACGCACCAGCGACGTGGGCACACCCGTCGAGCACGCCACCTTCGAGACCCTGCACACGGCGTCCCTGGCCGCGCCCCCGCTGCGCGCCGGGCTCACCGAGGAGAGCGCCCGCAGGTCCGCCCGCCGGCTGCGCTCGCTGCTCGGCACCGACGCGCTGTGCCTGACCGACCGGGACCGGGTGCTCGTCTGGGACGGCGAGGGCGACCACCACGGCAAGGACGTCATGGACCATGTCCGCGGCCTCCTCGACAGCGGACGCGACACCGCCTTCCGCACCGGATGCGCCGACCTGGACTGCCCGTTGCGCTGGGCGGTGGCCGTCCCCCTCACCGTCGACCACCGGGTGCTCGGCACCCTCGTCGCCTGGGCGCCGCGCGAATCGGCGGTCCTGGCCCGGGCGGCCGGCGAGGTGGCCCGCTGGGTCTGCGTACAGCTGGAACTCGCCGAACTCGACCGCTCACGCACACAGTTGATCGAAGCCGAGATCAAGGCACTGCGCGCCCAGATCTCACCCCACTTCATCTTCAACTCGCTGGCGGCCATCGCCTCCTTCGTCCGGACCGACCCCGAGCAGGCCCGCGAACTCCTCCTGGAGTTCGCCGACTTCACGCGCTACTCGTTCCGCAGGCACGGCGAGTTCACCACGCTGGCCGACGAACTGCACTCCATCGACCAGTACCTGGCGCTGGTGCGCGCCCGCTTCGGCGAACGGCTCTCCGTCACCCTCCAGGTCGCCCCCGAGGTGCTGCCCGTCGCCCTGCCCTTCCTCTGCCTCCAGCCGCTCGTGGAGAACGCCGTGAAGCACGGCCTCGAAGGCGCGGTGCGCCGCAGCCGCATCACCATCAGCGCCCTGGACGCGGGCGCCGAGGCCGAGGTGGTCATCGAGGACGACGGCACCGGGATGGACCCCGGGCGGCTGCGGCAGATCCTGCGCGGAGAAGGCGGCACCTCCACCGGCATCGGCCTGCTCAACGTGGACGAGCGGCTGCGCCAGGTGTACGGCGACGACTACGGCCTGGTCATCGAGACCGGGATCGGCGCGGGCATGAAGATCACCCTCCGGCTGCCCAAGTACCGTGCCGGGGTGCACGGTTCCTGA
- a CDS encoding cation acetate symporter encodes MAAVALVVLATVLVGGFGLRISRTTSDFYVASRTVRPRLNAAAISGEYLSAASFLGIAGLVLVHGPDMLWYPVGYTAGYLVLLVFVAAPLRRSGAYTLPDFAEGRLESRQVRRLVSVFVVGAGWVYLVPQLQGAGLTLKILTGAPGWLGDVLVASVVVIAVAAGGMRSITFVQVFQYWLKLTALLVPMVFLVLAWRGDGAPRVSFDDQISAFRADHPLYATYGLIVATFLGTMGLPHVVVRFYTSPNGRDARRTTVAVLALIGLFYLLPPLYGALGRLYAPELIHGGDADAAVLLLPGRVIGGLGGDLLGALIAGGAFAAFLSTASGLTMAVAGVITQDVLPSRGVRHFRLATVLAIAVPLAGSLLVSRVPVADAVGMAFAVSASSFCPLLVLGIWWRRLTPPGAIAGLLLGGGSALLSVAITVSGAVRPPGWPHALLAWPAVWSVPVGFLAMVLVSLATPGRIPPGTNAAMSRFHLPETLTTGRKR; translated from the coding sequence ATGGCGGCGGTCGCCCTCGTCGTCCTCGCCACCGTCCTCGTCGGCGGCTTCGGCCTGCGCATCTCCCGTACCACCTCCGACTTCTACGTGGCCTCGCGCACCGTCCGGCCCCGGCTCAACGCGGCGGCGATCAGCGGCGAGTACCTCTCCGCCGCCTCCTTCCTGGGCATCGCCGGCCTGGTCCTCGTGCACGGCCCCGACATGCTCTGGTACCCGGTCGGTTACACCGCCGGATACCTCGTCCTGCTGGTCTTCGTCGCCGCCCCGCTGCGCCGCTCGGGGGCGTACACCCTGCCCGACTTCGCCGAAGGGCGCCTGGAGTCCCGGCAGGTGCGCCGGCTCGTCAGCGTGTTCGTCGTCGGCGCGGGCTGGGTCTACCTCGTCCCGCAGCTCCAGGGCGCCGGCCTCACCCTGAAGATCCTCACCGGAGCCCCCGGATGGCTCGGGGACGTGCTGGTGGCCTCGGTGGTGGTGATCGCCGTCGCGGCGGGCGGCATGCGCTCCATCACCTTCGTCCAGGTCTTCCAGTACTGGCTGAAGCTCACCGCCCTCCTCGTCCCGATGGTCTTCCTGGTGCTGGCCTGGCGGGGGGACGGCGCCCCCCGGGTCAGCTTCGACGACCAGATATCCGCCTTCCGCGCCGACCACCCGCTCTACGCGACGTACGGCCTGATCGTCGCGACCTTCCTCGGCACCATGGGCCTGCCGCACGTCGTCGTGCGCTTCTACACCAGCCCCAACGGACGCGACGCCCGCCGCACCACCGTCGCCGTCCTCGCCCTGATCGGCCTGTTCTACCTCCTGCCCCCCCTCTACGGAGCGCTGGGCAGGCTCTACGCCCCCGAACTCATCCACGGCGGTGACGCCGACGCCGCCGTGCTGCTGCTGCCCGGCAGAGTGATCGGAGGGCTCGGCGGCGACCTGCTCGGCGCGCTGATCGCGGGCGGGGCGTTCGCCGCGTTCCTCTCGACCGCCTCCGGGCTCACCATGGCCGTCGCGGGAGTGATCACCCAGGACGTCCTGCCCTCGCGCGGCGTACGCCACTTCCGGCTGGCCACCGTCCTCGCCATCGCGGTACCCCTCGCCGGCTCCCTCCTGGTCAGCAGGGTGCCGGTGGCCGACGCCGTCGGCATGGCGTTCGCCGTCTCCGCCTCCTCCTTCTGCCCGCTCCTGGTGCTGGGCATCTGGTGGCGGCGGCTCACCCCGCCCGGCGCCATCGCGGGTCTGCTGCTCGGCGGCGGCTCGGCCCTGCTCTCCGTCGCGATCACCGTCAGCGGCGCGGTGCGCCCGCCCGGCTGGCCGCACGCCCTGCTCGCCTGGCCCGCCGTCTGGTCCGTACCGGTCGGCTTCCTGGCGATGGTCCTGGTCTCCCTCGCCACCCCCGGGCGCATCCCGCCCGGCACCAACGCCGCCATGTCCCGCTTCCACCTGCCGGAGACCCTGACCACGGGGAGAAAACGATGA
- a CDS encoding LytR/AlgR family response regulator transcription factor: protein MLRVLAVDDEEPALEELLYLLRADPRIRSAEGATGATEALRRIGGAVDAGPDDPSAIDVVFLDIHMAGLTGLDVAQLLAGFAAPPLIVFVTAHEGFAVHAFDLKAVDYVLKPVRRERLAEAVRRVAEQVGDRSASVHDTAADQIAVELGGVIRFVPVEDIAYAEAQGDYARLHTAAGSHLVRIPLTTLEERWRPRGFVRIHRRHLVALGRIDELRLDAGSMSVRIAGAELAVSRRHSRALRDLLMRQTGR, encoded by the coding sequence ATGCTGCGCGTACTGGCCGTCGACGACGAAGAACCCGCCCTGGAGGAACTCCTCTACCTGCTGCGCGCCGATCCCCGGATCCGCAGCGCCGAGGGCGCCACCGGCGCCACCGAGGCACTGCGCCGCATCGGCGGCGCCGTCGACGCGGGCCCCGACGACCCCTCGGCCATCGACGTCGTCTTCCTGGACATCCACATGGCGGGCCTGACCGGACTCGACGTGGCCCAGCTCCTCGCCGGGTTCGCCGCACCCCCGCTCATCGTGTTCGTCACCGCCCACGAGGGATTCGCGGTGCACGCCTTCGACCTCAAGGCCGTCGACTACGTGCTCAAACCGGTCCGCCGCGAACGCCTGGCCGAAGCCGTCCGCCGGGTCGCCGAACAGGTCGGCGACCGCTCCGCGTCCGTCCACGACACCGCGGCCGACCAGATCGCGGTCGAACTCGGCGGCGTGATCCGCTTCGTCCCGGTCGAGGACATCGCCTACGCCGAGGCGCAGGGCGACTACGCCCGGCTGCACACCGCCGCAGGCAGCCACCTCGTACGGATCCCGCTCACCACCCTCGAGGAACGCTGGCGCCCCCGCGGCTTCGTACGCATCCACCGCCGCCACCTCGTCGCCCTGGGCCGCATCGACGAGCTCCGGCTCGACGCGGGCAGCATGAGCGTCCGCATCGCCGGCGCGGAACTCGCCGTGAGCCGCCGCCACAGCCGCGCGCTGCGCGACCTCCTGATGCGGCAGACCGGCCGCTGA
- a CDS encoding amidohydrolase family protein, translated as MSTGTDTALPYVDAHHHVWDLSVRDQEWITGEELAPIRRTFTLGELEPEARAAGVGATVLVQTVTVAEETPELLALAAGGGLVAGVVGWSDLTAPDVAGTLAALAALPGGDRLAGIRHQVQDEPDPEWLLRPDVLRGLAAVADAGLVYDLVVRPHQLPAAARAAQLLPGLTFVLDHAGKPPVATGRTHPWADGLRALAALPNTVCKLSGLVTEAGPPSASPADLRPYTDVVLDAFGPGRLMFGSDWPVCRLAAPYAGVLDTARTLTSHLGEDERRAVFATTARRVYRLDGPPGAP; from the coding sequence ATGAGCACCGGGACGGACACCGCGCTGCCGTACGTCGACGCCCACCACCATGTGTGGGACCTCTCCGTACGGGACCAGGAATGGATCACCGGCGAGGAACTGGCCCCGATCCGCCGCACCTTCACCCTCGGCGAACTGGAACCCGAGGCGCGGGCCGCCGGGGTGGGCGCCACCGTCCTCGTCCAGACCGTCACCGTCGCCGAGGAGACCCCCGAACTCCTCGCGCTCGCGGCCGGCGGCGGCCTGGTCGCCGGGGTCGTCGGCTGGAGCGACCTCACCGCCCCGGACGTCGCCGGCACCCTCGCCGCCCTCGCCGCCCTGCCCGGCGGCGACCGGCTCGCCGGCATCCGCCACCAGGTCCAGGACGAGCCGGACCCCGAGTGGCTGCTGCGCCCCGACGTGCTGCGCGGCCTCGCCGCCGTCGCCGACGCCGGGCTCGTCTACGACCTGGTCGTCCGCCCCCACCAGCTCCCCGCGGCCGCCCGCGCCGCACAGCTGCTGCCGGGACTCACCTTCGTGCTCGACCACGCCGGGAAACCGCCGGTCGCCACCGGCCGCACCCACCCCTGGGCCGACGGACTGCGGGCTCTCGCCGCCCTGCCCAACACCGTCTGCAAGCTCTCCGGCCTGGTCACCGAAGCCGGTCCCCCAAGCGCGTCACCCGCGGACCTGCGCCCCTACACGGACGTGGTCCTCGACGCGTTCGGACCCGGCCGGCTGATGTTCGGCTCCGACTGGCCGGTCTGCCGGCTCGCCGCACCGTACGCCGGTGTCCTCGATACCGCCCGCACGCTGACCTCCCACCTGGGCGAGGACGAGCGGCGGGCCGTGTTCGCCACCACCGCGCGACGCGTCTACCGGCTGGACGGACCGCCCGGGGCACCATGA
- a CDS encoding aldo/keto reductase — translation MRRNGLGDSTVEITELAFGAAAIGNLFTEVDPDRAAATVDAAWDEGVRYFDTAPHYGLGLSERRLGEALRGRPRDTYTLSTKAGRLLEPLPPGERAATGPSEGFAVPHTHRRRWDFSADGVRRSIEDSLTRLGLDRVDIVYLHDPDNHEEAAFREGYPALEELRAEGVVGAIGVGMNQTAMLTRFLRDTDVDTVLCAGRFTLLDRSALTTLLPQARSRGRSVVVGGVFNSGLLADPRPGATYDYRAAPARLLDRALRIETVCRRHGVPLRAAALHYPLGHPAVAGVLVGARSPEEIRDAAALLRTPVPDALWEELRAERLLGGTGEETA, via the coding sequence ATGCGGCGGAACGGGCTCGGGGACAGCACGGTCGAGATCACCGAACTCGCCTTCGGGGCGGCGGCCATCGGCAACCTCTTCACCGAGGTGGACCCGGACCGGGCGGCGGCCACCGTCGACGCCGCGTGGGACGAAGGCGTCCGCTACTTCGACACCGCCCCGCACTACGGCCTGGGCCTCTCCGAACGCCGGCTCGGCGAGGCCCTGCGAGGCCGTCCCCGCGACACGTACACACTGTCCACCAAGGCGGGCCGGCTCCTCGAACCGCTGCCGCCCGGGGAGCGGGCCGCGACCGGCCCGTCCGAGGGCTTCGCCGTACCGCACACCCACCGCCGCCGCTGGGACTTCAGCGCCGACGGCGTCCGCCGGAGCATCGAGGACAGCCTCACCCGGCTCGGCCTGGACCGTGTGGACATCGTCTACCTGCACGACCCCGACAACCACGAGGAAGCCGCCTTCCGCGAGGGGTACCCGGCCCTGGAGGAGCTGCGCGCCGAAGGAGTGGTCGGCGCGATCGGCGTGGGGATGAACCAGACCGCCATGCTCACCCGCTTCCTGCGCGACACCGACGTCGACACCGTGCTGTGCGCGGGCCGCTTCACCCTGCTGGACCGCAGCGCCCTCACCACGCTGCTGCCCCAGGCCCGCAGCCGGGGCCGCTCCGTCGTCGTCGGCGGCGTCTTCAACTCCGGCCTGCTGGCCGACCCGCGGCCCGGCGCCACCTACGACTACCGGGCCGCCCCCGCCCGCCTCCTGGACCGGGCCCTGCGCATCGAGACCGTCTGCCGCCGCCACGGGGTACCGCTCCGCGCCGCGGCCCTGCACTACCCGCTGGGCCACCCGGCCGTCGCCGGCGTCCTCGTCGGCGCCCGCTCCCCCGAGGAGATACGCGACGCCGCCGCCCTGCTCCGTACGCCCGTCCCCGACGCGCTCTGGGAGGAGCTGCGCGCCGAACGGCTGCTGGGCGGCACCGGCGAGGAGACGGCATGA